GATGAAGTATTCCATCGCCGTAGCCGGGGCCCACGGCAAGACCACGACCACCTCCTTCGTCTCCGCCGTCCTGGGCCATGCAGGCATGGACCCCACGTGCGTGATCGGGGGCAAGCTCAATAGCCTGGGCAGCAATGCGAAGCTGGGGGACAGCAAATATCTGGTGGCCGAGGCAGACGAAAGTGACGGGACCTTCCTCCTTCTTTTCCCGACCATCGCGGTGGTGACGAACATCGACCTCGAGCATCTCGACTTTTATAAGGACCTTACGGAGATAAAGGCCGCCTTTCAGACTTTCCTCAACAAGGTGCCTTTCTACGGCGTCGATATCATCTGCATCGACAACGCCAACCTCCAGAGCCTGATCCCGTCTCTCAAGCGGCGCTACATGACTTATGGCCTTTCGAAGCAGGCGGACCTGAGGGCGGAGAACATCACCTATAACGGATTCGAGACCACTTTCAAGGTCATTTATAAAGAGTACGGCCTGGGCGAGATCAGCATCACCCTGCCCGGCATCCACAATGTGCGCAACGCCCTCGCAGCAGTGGGCGTGGCCATAGAGCTCGACGTGCCTTTCACCGTGATCAGGGATGCTTTGAAGAGCTTTTCGGGCATCCAGAGGAGACTCGAGGTCAAGTGGGACGGAGAGATCAAGCTGATGGACGATTACGGCCACCATCCCACGGAAATCAAGGCGACCTTATCCGCCGTGAGAAGCATGTGGAAAGGACGGGTCATCGTGGTCTTCCAGCCCCACCGGTATACGAGGACCAGGGCATTGATGGATGATTTCGTCACCTCCTTCAACGACGCCGATCTCCTGATCGTGACGGAGATCTACGCGGCATCGGAAGAGAAGATCGACGGGGTATCGGGGAGTGTCCTCGCGGAGAGGATCAAAGCGAGCGGCCATAAGAACGTGACCTTCGCCCCGACCAAGGAAGAGGCGGCGGAGCTCGTCCTCACCCATGCGAAACCGGGGGACCTGGTGATCACTTTGGGAGCGGGGGACGTGAACAGAATAGACGAGAGGCTCAAAGCGGTATGGAGTGGAAAGGAATAAGAGGGCAGATCATGGAGAAAGTCCCCATGAAAAGATATACATCCATGAAAGTGGGAGGGCCCGCGCGGCTCATGGCCTTTCCCGCGGATGAGGCGGACCTCGCCGCCATATTGAGAAAATGCCGCGACGAAGGGTTGAATACCAGGGTCGTGGGCAACGGGACGAACGTGATCGTAAGCGACCAGGGAATCGACGAAGCCCTGATACGGCTCACGAAGATGAGGAAGAAGACCTATAAGAAGACATCGGATGGCATCTCGGTGGAAGTGGCAGGGGGCATCTCGCTGACGGCCCTTATCAGGGAGAACGCGCGGCGCGGGCTCTCGGGACTCGAGCGGCTCTACTGGATCCCCGGCACCGTGGGCGGCGCGCTCAGGATGAACGCGGGGAGCTTCGGGGCGTCAGTCTCCGACCCGCTTCAGGAGATAAGGGTCATGGACCGGGAAGGCAAGAAGGAAGTGCGCCCGAAGATGGCGGAAGAGTACGGGTACAGGAAATCTCCGGTCACCCCCTCCGACTGCGTGGTCAATGCCCGCTTCCTCCTCACGGAAAAGCCGCGGGAGGAGGTCCTCGCCGAAATGGAGTATGTCTTCAACGAGCGAATGAAGAGGCACCCCATGGAATTCCCTTCCTCGGGCTCGATGTTTAAAAGCGTACACGGCGAGCCCGCATGGAAATTCATAGAACAGGCGGGGCTCAAGGGGTATACCTTGGGAGGTGCCCGGGTCTCGGAGAAGCATGCAAACTTCATCATCAACCTCGGCTCTGCCCGGGCTTCGGACATATTTGCCCTTACGAAAAAGGTAAAGAGCGAGGTATTCGAAAAAACAGGCGTATTACTGGAGGAAGAGGTGGAGTTCTGGGGGTTCGATGCGTAGAGACGACATGTTGATGAAGAAGATCGGACTCCTTTTGGGCGGCAGGTCCTCGGAGCGCGAGGTTTCGCTGAAAAGCGGGGCCGCGGTGAAAGAGGCGCTGAGACGTAAAGGGTATAAGGTCGTTGCCATCGACCCGGCCGAGAGGCTCGTGGAGACCCTCGCGCAGGAGCGGATCGATGCCGCCTTTATCGTCCTCCACGGCAAATGGGGCGAGGACGGCTCCATCCAGGGTCTCCTCGAGATGATGGCCATCCCCTACACGGGCTCCGGCGTCCTCGGCTCGGCCAACGCCATGGATAAGATCACGATGAAATATATCCTCACCGCCATGGGGATCGCGACCCCCGCCTATAAAGTGGCAATCCAGGGGGAGAGCGTCGAATTCCCCCTGCCCTATGTGGTGAAGCCCGCGAATGAGGGCTCGACCATCGGGATATCGATCGTGCGGGAGCAGAAAGAGCGGAAAGAGGCCCTGGAGACGGCATTCCGCTACGACAGGAAAGTGCTCGTCGAGCAGTTCGTGGCCGGCCAGGAGATTACGGTAGCCGTGGTGAACGGCCGGGCGCTGCCCATCGTGGAGGTAAGGCCCGAAAGCGGCTTTTACGACTTCGAGGCGAAGTATACGAAAGGCAAGACCCGTTACATCGTGCCCGCCCCCATGAGCAAAGAGGCGGAAAAAGCGGCAATAGAGGCGGCCCTCAAGGTCTACCACGCCTTCGACCTCTCCGGCTCGGCGAGGATCGATATGCTGGTCGACGGGCTGACACCTTCGGTGATCGATATCAACACCTCACCCGGCATGACCGAGACCTCACTCGTGCCGAAGGCCTGGGCCGAGCTTGGCGGGACCTTCGACGACCTGGTGGAGGAGATACTCCTGGGGGCAGCGCTGAAAATATGAAGAAAACACTCACCCTCTTCTTCCTCATTCCCCTGTGCGTCATCTCGACCCTCACGGTGATCTACCTGTTCTCCAAGGAAGAGCCCCTCTTCTTCCTCAAGAACATCAAGATCAACGGGGTCCGCCAGATAGAAGAGACGGACGTGATGAGCAGGGTCGCCCCCTTTCTCAGGGAAAGCATCCTGAGCATCGACGCCGCGAAGATGAAAGAGGCGATCACCGCGAACCCGCTGGTGAGAGAAGTAAGCATCAAGCGGGTCTTCCCCTTCTCCATCGTCATCGACGTGAAGGAGAAACAGGCTTCCGCCCTGTGGATAAACGGCGACGGGAAAATCATGGTCCTCGATGAATCGGGCTCCCCTTACAGAGGCCTGAAAAAGGGAGACGACAAGGACCTCTACATCATCAACGCCCGCGAGAAGGCAGAGGCGAAGAGCCTTTACCGGGAGATCAGCGGGTGGGTCAGGGAAGGAATTATCAAGAAGGACGCCCTGTCGGAAATAGCGTATAATGACGGGAACATCACCCTCTTCGGCCTTGAGAACGGGGTGGAGATCATTCTCGGAAAAGAAGAGCAGGACAAGCGGCTGAAAAGAGCGGTGGCAGTGTTCGAAGATGCAAAAAAGAGAGGGCTCCTGATAAAATGTATCGACGCACGTTTCGAGAAAGGCGCCATCATTCAGGAAAGGAAGGGTTGATATGCAAAGAGAGGACGGGCTCCTTGTCGGCCTTGATGTAGGCACC
The nucleotide sequence above comes from Syntrophorhabdaceae bacterium. Encoded proteins:
- the murC gene encoding UDP-N-acetylmuramate--L-alanine ligase — encoded protein: MVFHKIDTIHFVGIGGIGMSGIAEVLLNLGFKVTGSDLRKTDTTERLEQLGARVFLGHKAENVEDVDVVVVSSAVRPDNPEIVMAKERFIPVIQRAEMLAELMRMKYSIAVAGAHGKTTTTSFVSAVLGHAGMDPTCVIGGKLNSLGSNAKLGDSKYLVAEADESDGTFLLLFPTIAVVTNIDLEHLDFYKDLTEIKAAFQTFLNKVPFYGVDIICIDNANLQSLIPSLKRRYMTYGLSKQADLRAENITYNGFETTFKVIYKEYGLGEISITLPGIHNVRNALAAVGVAIELDVPFTVIRDALKSFSGIQRRLEVKWDGEIKLMDDYGHHPTEIKATLSAVRSMWKGRVIVVFQPHRYTRTRALMDDFVTSFNDADLLIVTEIYAASEEKIDGVSGSVLAERIKASGHKNVTFAPTKEEAAELVLTHAKPGDLVITLGAGDVNRIDERLKAVWSGKE
- the murB gene encoding UDP-N-acetylmuramate dehydrogenase is translated as MKRYTSMKVGGPARLMAFPADEADLAAILRKCRDEGLNTRVVGNGTNVIVSDQGIDEALIRLTKMRKKTYKKTSDGISVEVAGGISLTALIRENARRGLSGLERLYWIPGTVGGALRMNAGSFGASVSDPLQEIRVMDREGKKEVRPKMAEEYGYRKSPVTPSDCVVNARFLLTEKPREEVLAEMEYVFNERMKRHPMEFPSSGSMFKSVHGEPAWKFIEQAGLKGYTLGGARVSEKHANFIINLGSARASDIFALTKKVKSEVFEKTGVLLEEEVEFWGFDA
- a CDS encoding D-alanine--D-alanine ligase encodes the protein MRRDDMLMKKIGLLLGGRSSEREVSLKSGAAVKEALRRKGYKVVAIDPAERLVETLAQERIDAAFIVLHGKWGEDGSIQGLLEMMAIPYTGSGVLGSANAMDKITMKYILTAMGIATPAYKVAIQGESVEFPLPYVVKPANEGSTIGISIVREQKERKEALETAFRYDRKVLVEQFVAGQEITVAVVNGRALPIVEVRPESGFYDFEAKYTKGKTRYIVPAPMSKEAEKAAIEAALKVYHAFDLSGSARIDMLVDGLTPSVIDINTSPGMTETSLVPKAWAELGGTFDDLVEEILLGAALKI
- a CDS encoding FtsQ-type POTRA domain-containing protein → MKKTLTLFFLIPLCVISTLTVIYLFSKEEPLFFLKNIKINGVRQIEETDVMSRVAPFLRESILSIDAAKMKEAITANPLVREVSIKRVFPFSIVIDVKEKQASALWINGDGKIMVLDESGSPYRGLKKGDDKDLYIINAREKAEAKSLYREISGWVREGIIKKDALSEIAYNDGNITLFGLENGVEIILGKEEQDKRLKRAVAVFEDAKKRGLLIKCIDARFEKGAIIQERKG